From Pan paniscus chromosome 9, NHGRI_mPanPan1-v2.0_pri, whole genome shotgun sequence, the proteins below share one genomic window:
- the CREBZF gene encoding CREB/ATF bZIP transcription factor isoform X2, with amino-acid sequence MRHSLTKLLAASGSNSPTRSESPEPAATCSLPSDLTRAAAGEEETATAGSPGREQQFGDEGELEAGRGSRGGVAVRAPSPEEMEEEAIASLPGEETEDMDFLSGLELADLLDPRQPDWHLDPGLSSPGPLSSSGGGSDSGGLWRGDDDDEAAAAEMQRFSDLLQRLLNGIGGCSSSSDSGSAEKRRRKSPGGGGGGGSGNDNNQAATKSPRKAAAAAARLNRLKKKEYVMGLESRVRGLAAENQELRAENRELGKRVQALQEESRYLRAVLANETGLARLLSRLSGVGLRLTTSLFRDSPAGDHDYALPVGKQKQDLLEEDDSAGGVCLHVDKDKVSVEFCSACARKASSSLKM; translated from the coding sequence ATGAGGCATAGCCTGACCAAGCTGCTGGCAGCCTCGGGCAGCAACTCCCCAACCCGTAGTGAGAGCCCGGAGCCGGCTGCAACTTGTTCGCTGCCCTCTGACCTGACCCGGGCTGCAGCGGGGGAGGAGGAGACGGCGACGGCCGGATCTCCCGGCCGCGAGCAGCAGTTTGGCGACGAAGGAGAGTTGGAAGCCGGGAGGGGGAGCCGCGGCGGCGTGGCCGTGCGCGCGCCCTCGCccgaggagatggaggaggaggcgATCGCCAGTCTCCCGGGGGAAGAGACGGAGGATATGGACTTTCTGTCTGGGCTGGAACTGGCGGATCTCCTGGACCCCAGGCAACCGGACTGGCACCTGGACCCCGGGCTTAGCTCGCCGGGGCCTCTCTCCTCGTCTGGCGGAGGCTCGGATAGCGGCGGCCTGTGGAGAGGGGACGATGACGATGAGGCCGCGGCTGCTGAAATGCAGCGCTTCTCTGACCTGCTGCAAAGGCTGTTAAACGGTATCGgaggctgcagcagcagcagtgacagTGGCAGCGCCGAAAAGAGGCGGAGAAAGTCCCCAGGAGGAGGCGGCGGTGGCGGCAGCGGTAACGACAACAACCAGGCGGCGACAAAGAGTCCCCGGAAGGCGGCGGCGGCCGCTGCCCGCCTTAATCGGCTGAAGAAGAAGGAGTACGTGATGGGGCTGGAGAGTCGAGTCCGGGGTCTGGCAGCCGAGAACCAGGAGCTGCGGGCCGAGAATCGGGAGCTGGGCAAACGCGTACAGGCACTGCAGGAGGAGAGTCGCTACCTACGGGCAGTCTTAGCCAACGAGACTGGACTGGCTCGCTTGCTGAGCCGGCTGAGCGGCGTGGGACTGCGGCTGACCACCTCGCTCTTCAGAGACTCGCCCGCCGGTGACCACGACTACGCTCTGCCGGTGGGAAAGCAGAAGCAGGACCTGCTGGAAGAGGACGACTCGGCGGGAGGAGTCTGTCTCCATGTGGACAAGGATAAGGTGTCGGTGGAGTTCTGCTCGGCGTGCGCCCGGAAGGCGTCGTCTTCTCTTAAAATGTAG
- the CREBZF gene encoding CREB/ATF bZIP transcription factor isoform X1, whose amino-acid sequence MRHSLTKLLAASGSNSPTRSESPEPAATCSLPSDLTRAAAGEEETATAGSPGREQQFGDEGELEAGRGSRGGVAVRAPSPEEMEEEAIASLPGEETEDMDFLSGLELADLLDPRQPDWHLDPGLSSPGPLSSSGGGSDSGGLWRGDDDDEAAAAEMQRFSDLLQRLLNGIGGCSSSSDSGSAEKRRRKSPGGGGGGGSGNDNNQAATKSPRKAAAAAARLNRLKKKEYVMGLESRVRGLAAENQELRAENRELGKRVQALQEESRYLRAVLANETGLARLLSRLSGVGLRLTTSLFRDSPAGDHDYALPVGKQKQDLLEEDDSAGGVCLHVDKDKVSVEFCSACARKASSSLKIFFFR is encoded by the coding sequence ATGAGGCATAGCCTGACCAAGCTGCTGGCAGCCTCGGGCAGCAACTCCCCAACCCGTAGTGAGAGCCCGGAGCCGGCTGCAACTTGTTCGCTGCCCTCTGACCTGACCCGGGCTGCAGCGGGGGAGGAGGAGACGGCGACGGCCGGATCTCCCGGCCGCGAGCAGCAGTTTGGCGACGAAGGAGAGTTGGAAGCCGGGAGGGGGAGCCGCGGCGGCGTGGCCGTGCGCGCGCCCTCGCccgaggagatggaggaggaggcgATCGCCAGTCTCCCGGGGGAAGAGACGGAGGATATGGACTTTCTGTCTGGGCTGGAACTGGCGGATCTCCTGGACCCCAGGCAACCGGACTGGCACCTGGACCCCGGGCTTAGCTCGCCGGGGCCTCTCTCCTCGTCTGGCGGAGGCTCGGATAGCGGCGGCCTGTGGAGAGGGGACGATGACGATGAGGCCGCGGCTGCTGAAATGCAGCGCTTCTCTGACCTGCTGCAAAGGCTGTTAAACGGTATCGgaggctgcagcagcagcagtgacagTGGCAGCGCCGAAAAGAGGCGGAGAAAGTCCCCAGGAGGAGGCGGCGGTGGCGGCAGCGGTAACGACAACAACCAGGCGGCGACAAAGAGTCCCCGGAAGGCGGCGGCGGCCGCTGCCCGCCTTAATCGGCTGAAGAAGAAGGAGTACGTGATGGGGCTGGAGAGTCGAGTCCGGGGTCTGGCAGCCGAGAACCAGGAGCTGCGGGCCGAGAATCGGGAGCTGGGCAAACGCGTACAGGCACTGCAGGAGGAGAGTCGCTACCTACGGGCAGTCTTAGCCAACGAGACTGGACTGGCTCGCTTGCTGAGCCGGCTGAGCGGCGTGGGACTGCGGCTGACCACCTCGCTCTTCAGAGACTCGCCCGCCGGTGACCACGACTACGCTCTGCCGGTGGGAAAGCAGAAGCAGGACCTGCTGGAAGAGGACGACTCGGCGGGAGGAGTCTGTCTCCATGTGGACAAGGATAAGGTGTCGGTGGAGTTCTGCTCGGCGTGCGCCCGGAAGGCGTCGTCTTCTCTTAAAAT